The following proteins are co-located in the Halarcobacter sp. genome:
- the pyrF gene encoding orotidine-5'-phosphate decarboxylase, whose amino-acid sequence MKLCVSLDLPSAKENLALVKQIKDFDVWLKVGLRSYIRDGKKFLEDLKAINPDFKLFLDLKLYDIPNTMADAAEEIAKFGFVDMFNVHASSGQRAMKTVMDRIKDIPNKPLVLAVTALTSFDNDEFKAVYNEDIETKATVLAVDTFKSGIDGVVCSAFESADIKTNTSSEFITLCPGIRPFGEDSGDQKRVADITFAKKNKVDFIVVGRPIYKATNPKEVVEKILENI is encoded by the coding sequence GTGAAGCTTTGTGTATCTTTAGATTTACCAAGTGCAAAAGAGAATCTTGCTTTAGTAAAACAAATCAAAGATTTTGATGTCTGGTTAAAAGTTGGATTAAGAAGTTATATTAGAGATGGTAAAAAGTTTTTAGAAGATTTAAAAGCTATTAATCCAGACTTTAAACTATTTTTAGATTTAAAACTTTATGATATTCCAAATACAATGGCTGATGCAGCAGAAGAGATTGCAAAATTTGGATTTGTTGATATGTTTAATGTGCATGCAAGTTCAGGTCAAAGAGCTATGAAAACAGTAATGGATAGAATAAAAGATATTCCAAACAAACCTTTAGTATTAGCAGTAACTGCATTAACTTCTTTTGATAATGATGAGTTCAAAGCTGTTTATAACGAAGATATTGAAACAAAAGCAACTGTGCTTGCTGTTGATACTTTTAAATCAGGTATTGATGGTGTTGTTTGTTCTGCTTTTGAAAGTGCAGATATAAAAACAAATACTTCAAGTGAATTTATAACTTTATGTCCAGGAATTAGACCTTTTGGAGAAGATTCAGGGGATCAAAAAAGAGTTGCAGATATTACTTTTGCAAAAAAGAATAAAGTTGACTTTATAGTAGTAGGCAGACCTATTTATAAAGCAACAAATCCTAAAGAGGTTGTTGAGAAGATTTTAGAGAATATCTAA
- the nusB gene encoding transcription antitermination factor NusB: protein MATRTQARESVIGLLYAYDLGNEGIVKFVDEILEDKKIRNKQKEFALDLFNGVVEHIEAIDEEIVSHLTQGGIKDIGSVEKSILRLAIFEIMFKGLEKAIVINEAIELSKKLASDGAPKFINGLLDKVNKKA from the coding sequence TTGGCAACTAGAACACAAGCAAGAGAGTCTGTAATTGGATTACTTTATGCCTATGATTTAGGAAATGAAGGGATAGTAAAATTTGTTGATGAGATTTTAGAAGATAAAAAAATCAGAAACAAACAAAAAGAGTTTGCGCTTGACCTTTTCAATGGAGTTGTTGAACATATTGAAGCTATTGATGAAGAGATTGTAAGTCATTTAACACAAGGTGGGATTAAAGACATTGGAAGTGTAGAAAAATCGATTTTAAGACTTGCAATATTTGAAATTATGTTTAAAGGTCTTGAAAAAGCTATCGTAATTAATGAAGCAATTGAATTATCAAAAAAATTAGCTTCAGATGGTGCTCCAAAATTTATTAATGGTCTTTTAGACAAAGTTAATAAAAAGGCTTAA
- the ribH gene encoding 6,7-dimethyl-8-ribityllumazine synthase has translation MNILEGKLRLKGDEKVAVINGRFNHIITDRLVEGAKDAFIRHGGNEENLDLILVPGAFEIPFALEKALATGKYDAVCCVGAVIRGATPHFDYISAEATKGIATVTLKYGKPVSNGVLTTDTIEQAIERAGSKVGNKGAEAMVTIIEMLDLYSEMEK, from the coding sequence ATGAATATTTTAGAAGGTAAATTAAGATTAAAAGGTGATGAAAAAGTTGCCGTAATCAATGGAAGATTTAACCATATTATAACTGATAGATTAGTTGAAGGTGCAAAAGATGCATTTATTAGACATGGGGGAAATGAAGAAAATTTAGATCTTATTTTAGTGCCTGGTGCATTTGAAATCCCTTTTGCTTTAGAAAAAGCACTTGCAACTGGAAAATATGATGCAGTATGTTGCGTTGGTGCAGTTATTAGAGGAGCTACTCCTCACTTTGATTATATCTCAGCAGAAGCTACAAAAGGTATAGCAACAGTTACTCTTAAATATGGAAAACCTGTATCAAATGGTGTTCTAACTACAGATACTATTGAACAAGCAATCGAAAGAGCTGGAAGTAAAGTTGGAAACAAAGGTGCTGAAGCTATGGTTACTATTATTGAGATGTTAGATTTATATAGTGAAATGGAGAAATAA
- the kdsA gene encoding 3-deoxy-8-phosphooctulonate synthase, with product MIILTGPCVLEDRDTVMKIAEMLKPLSEDKRVDFYFKASFDKANRTSLSSFRGPGLDEGLKMFQEVKEQFGYRLITDIHESYQAAPASEVVDVLQIPAFLCRQTDLLVAAAQTSCKVNIKKGQFLAPNSMKHPVEKVLKTRGVDEVSFQASKENGVWLCERGNTFGYGALVVDMKNLIAMREYAPVIFDATHSAQVPSTGETTGGNSAIVPSLAKAAAAVGVDGFFFETHFDPSVALSDGPNMLQIDKLYKTVDDIFAIKDALGYN from the coding sequence ATGATTATATTAACTGGACCATGTGTTTTAGAAGATAGAGATACAGTTATGAAAATTGCAGAGATGCTAAAACCTTTAAGCGAAGATAAGAGAGTAGATTTTTATTTTAAAGCATCTTTTGATAAAGCAAATAGAACAAGTTTAAGCTCTTTTAGAGGACCAGGTCTTGATGAAGGACTAAAAATGTTCCAAGAGGTAAAAGAGCAATTTGGATATAGACTTATTACTGATATACATGAATCATATCAAGCAGCTCCTGCTTCTGAAGTTGTAGATGTATTACAAATTCCAGCTTTTCTTTGTAGACAAACAGATCTTTTAGTAGCAGCAGCACAAACTTCTTGTAAAGTAAATATAAAAAAAGGGCAATTTTTAGCACCAAACAGTATGAAACATCCAGTTGAGAAAGTTTTAAAAACTAGAGGTGTAGATGAGGTAAGTTTCCAAGCTTCAAAAGAAAATGGAGTTTGGCTTTGTGAAAGAGGAAACACTTTTGGATATGGGGCATTAGTTGTAGATATGAAAAATCTTATAGCTATGAGAGAATACGCACCAGTGATTTTTGATGCAACACACTCAGCACAAGTTCCAAGTACAGGTGAAACTACAGGTGGAAATAGTGCAATAGTTCCAAGTTTAGCAAAAGCAGCAGCAGCCGTTGGTGTAGATGGATTTTTCTTTGAAACACATTTTGATCCATCTGTTGCTTTAAGTGATGGACCAAATATGCTTCAAATAGATAAGTTGTATAAGACGGTAGATGACATTTTTGCTATTAAAGATGCATTAGGGTATAATTAA
- a CDS encoding NAD-binding protein has protein sequence MKNSSLFIILQRMRKPFLVIVITYTIAIIGLLVIEGVNDKGETYHMSIFDAFYFVTYTATTIGFGESPYDFTYPQKLWVTFSIYLTVLGWFYGIGSLVSLLQDKLFLREMEKARFRRQVKGIKQKYIIILGYNQITNEIINRALEQEIRTVVIEKNENRANELVLENFTPTVPVLVADAYTPNALIEAGIKSHNCKGLVSIFDDDSLNLRIALTSKLLNPHVRLAVKSTTINHSENLKDLDVEIIANPFSIISNEIAMALNAPNLLKLEKWIYKIDNLNARLPLFPKGKYIVCGYGRMGQHIYENLKLSSVEAEFVELDQLKVDKFHKSDSLKITFGNADDKDILLNVGILDAVAIISATNDDTTNLSILATARKLNPKIMTIARENEMDDFSIFKSAKIDHIFMPSRILINKTTNALISPLSDKFIRLLFGQDDEWGSKVVKNLLQIIDEEPLLYELKIDNKRALQVYNALKEEKDILLEIFNRSLYNREQKNNIIPLLIQREEESILVPSLDISLKIGDEILFACDENARDDIEYIAQNFYEFYYAYTGEERKTIFLRNKQ, from the coding sequence GTGAAAAATAGCTCTTTATTTATTATCCTTCAGAGGATGAGAAAACCTTTTTTAGTTATTGTTATAACTTATACTATTGCGATAATTGGATTACTTGTAATAGAAGGTGTAAATGATAAGGGAGAAACTTATCATATGAGTATTTTTGATGCCTTTTATTTTGTAACTTACACAGCAACTACTATTGGATTTGGTGAATCCCCTTATGATTTTACATATCCTCAAAAATTGTGGGTAACATTTTCTATTTATTTAACAGTTTTAGGTTGGTTTTATGGGATTGGTTCATTAGTCTCTTTATTACAAGATAAACTGTTTTTAAGGGAGATGGAAAAAGCAAGATTTAGAAGACAAGTAAAAGGAATAAAACAAAAATATATAATTATACTTGGATATAATCAGATTACAAATGAGATAATAAATAGAGCTTTAGAGCAAGAGATAAGAACTGTTGTAATTGAAAAAAATGAAAATAGGGCAAATGAGTTAGTTTTAGAAAACTTTACACCTACAGTTCCTGTACTTGTGGCAGATGCATATACTCCTAATGCTTTAATTGAAGCAGGGATCAAAAGTCATAATTGTAAAGGCTTAGTTTCAATTTTTGATGATGATTCTTTAAATCTTAGAATAGCTTTGACTTCAAAATTATTAAATCCTCATGTAAGACTTGCAGTAAAATCAACAACTATAAATCATAGTGAAAATTTGAAAGATTTAGATGTAGAGATAATAGCAAATCCATTTTCTATAATTTCAAATGAGATTGCAATGGCATTAAATGCGCCAAATCTTTTAAAGTTAGAAAAATGGATTTATAAAATTGATAATTTAAATGCCAGACTTCCCCTTTTCCCAAAAGGAAAGTATATTGTTTGTGGATATGGAAGAATGGGACAACATATTTATGAAAATTTGAAACTAAGTAGTGTAGAGGCTGAATTTGTTGAATTAGACCAATTAAAAGTTGATAAGTTTCATAAAAGTGATTCTCTTAAAATTACATTTGGAAATGCAGATGACAAAGATATATTGTTGAATGTTGGAATATTAGATGCGGTTGCAATAATATCTGCAACAAATGATGATACAACAAATCTATCTATACTTGCAACAGCAAGAAAGCTAAATCCAAAAATTATGACAATAGCAAGAGAAAATGAGATGGATGATTTTTCAATTTTTAAAAGTGCAAAAATTGACCATATCTTTATGCCTTCAAGGATACTTATAAATAAAACAACAAATGCTTTAATAAGCCCTTTGTCGGATAAATTTATAAGGCTTTTATTTGGACAAGATGATGAATGGGGTTCGAAAGTTGTTAAAAATTTACTTCAAATTATAGATGAAGAACCTCTTTTATATGAATTAAAAATTGATAATAAGCGTGCCTTACAAGTTTATAATGCCTTAAAAGAAGAAAAAGATATACTTCTAGAGATTTTTAATCGTTCTTTATACAATAGAGAACAAAAAAACAATATAATACCACTTTTAATTCAAAGAGAAGAAGAATCTATTCTTGTACCAAGTTTAGATATATCTCTAAAAATTGGTGATGAAATACTTTTTGCTTGTGATGAAAATGCAAGAGATGATATAGAATATATTGCTCAAAATTTTTATGAGTTTTATTACGCATATACAGGTGAAGAGAGAAAAACAATATTTTTAAGGAATAAACAATGA
- a CDS encoding DUF6394 family protein, with amino-acid sequence MNLDKVISGFFIILAMTLNFGFFYGDMSSLEHHSKYELLAAIVVNIIATTLKLGDKTQMGSVLLATSLVADIQLIASALIWAVAFYAYSIDQEVIGLIISLSGGALLANIVSVALYVGDTLKSKR; translated from the coding sequence ATGAATCTAGATAAGGTTATTTCAGGTTTTTTTATTATTTTGGCTATGACACTTAATTTTGGTTTTTTTTACGGAGATATGAGTTCTTTAGAACATCATAGCAAATATGAACTTCTTGCAGCAATAGTTGTAAATATTATAGCTACTACATTAAAGCTTGGAGATAAAACTCAAATGGGCTCAGTTTTATTAGCTACCTCTTTGGTTGCAGATATACAACTTATAGCATCAGCATTAATTTGGGCAGTTGCTTTTTATGCTTATAGTATAGACCAAGAAGTTATTGGCTTAATTATTTCATTGTCTGGTGGTGCATTATTAGCAAATATTGTATCAGTAGCATTATATGTTGGAGATACTCTTAAATCAAAGAGATAA
- a CDS encoding DMT family transporter yields MTNNVTLGIKYMLFASFCFACMGAFAKQLSGSMSSIEVVFFRNVFGVLLILISIYKSPLTQKGGKPMLLVFRGLAGFVALLFFFYNIANIPLGEAMTFSKTSTIFSAIFAYIFVKEKLGFKGWLGVFIGFIGILFITKFDGSTLDKTDWLGILCGVGAGLAYTSIRELRKYYDGRTIVLSFMGIGTLGPLLLMLISEFYINEKYDFIFAKFVMPQPGDWIYIFCLGGVATLAQVYMTKAYSVAKAGIIGTISYANIAFSIMIGLILGDAFPDLWIVLGISLIVVSGFFVSSKKD; encoded by the coding sequence ATGACCAATAATGTAACTTTGGGTATTAAATATATGCTTTTTGCTTCTTTTTGCTTCGCTTGTATGGGAGCCTTTGCAAAACAACTTAGCGGCTCTATGAGTTCAATTGAAGTTGTTTTTTTTAGAAATGTTTTTGGCGTACTATTAATACTTATTTCAATTTATAAATCACCTTTGACCCAAAAAGGTGGAAAGCCAATGCTTCTTGTCTTTAGAGGATTAGCTGGATTTGTTGCACTTTTATTTTTTTTCTATAATATTGCAAACATACCTTTAGGTGAAGCTATGACTTTTTCTAAAACTTCTACAATTTTTAGTGCAATATTTGCTTATATCTTTGTGAAAGAAAAACTTGGCTTTAAAGGTTGGCTTGGAGTTTTTATAGGCTTTATAGGGATCTTATTTATTACAAAATTTGATGGTAGTACTTTAGATAAAACTGATTGGCTAGGTATATTATGTGGTGTAGGTGCAGGTTTAGCATATACCTCAATACGAGAACTTAGAAAATATTATGATGGAAGAACTATAGTATTATCTTTTATGGGAATAGGTACTTTAGGTCCACTTCTTTTAATGTTGATATCAGAATTTTATATAAATGAGAAATATGATTTTATTTTTGCAAAATTTGTAATGCCTCAGCCAGGAGACTGGATCTACATATTTTGTTTAGGTGGTGTTGCTACATTAGCTCAGGTTTATATGACAAAAGCCTATTCTGTAGCAAAAGCAGGTATTATAGGAACAATATCTTATGCAAATATTGCTTTTTCTATTATGATAGGGCTTATTTTAGGTGATGCCTTTCCTGATTTATGGATTGTTTTAGGTATTTCACTTATTGTTGTAAGTGGATTTTTTGTTTCTTCAAAAAAAGATTAA
- the murA gene encoding UDP-N-acetylglucosamine 1-carboxyvinyltransferase yields MEYLKINGELKLNGEVEVSGAKNAALPLIAATILAKNELSICNLPDVVDINTLLKLIDKLGGKFTKYDDCIKIDTSKLNKTTATYDIVKTMRASILVLGPILARFGHCEVSLPGGCAIGQRPVDLHLKALEAMGAKININHGYIEATAPNGLKGTKIVFDKVTVGGTENIVMAAALAEGTTTIINAAKEPEVQQLCEIIRDSGIEIEGIGTSKLVIHGSNKQLLDMKNFDVIPDRIEAGTYMCAAAITNSKLKITKVKPIHLEAVIAKLEEMNFEVIQDDDSVTILPTDEIKPVNIITSEYPGFPTDMQAQFMALATQANGTSTIDERLFENRFMHVSELLRLGADIHLNGNIATINGAKDTLNGTDVMATDLRASSALVLSALVAKGETSIHRIYHLDRGYEDLEGKLNKIGAKVARYKE; encoded by the coding sequence ATGGAATATTTAAAAATTAATGGCGAATTAAAATTAAATGGTGAAGTGGAAGTCTCTGGAGCAAAAAATGCGGCTTTACCTCTAATTGCAGCAACAATCTTAGCAAAAAATGAACTTTCTATATGTAACTTACCAGATGTTGTTGATATTAACACACTTTTAAAATTGATAGATAAACTTGGTGGAAAATTCACAAAATATGATGATTGTATTAAAATTGATACTTCAAAACTAAATAAAACTACAGCTACATATGATATTGTAAAAACAATGAGAGCTTCAATTTTAGTTTTAGGTCCTATCTTAGCAAGATTTGGTCACTGCGAAGTTTCATTACCAGGAGGTTGTGCAATAGGACAAAGACCTGTTGACTTACACTTAAAAGCTTTAGAGGCAATGGGTGCAAAAATTAATATTAATCATGGATATATTGAAGCTACTGCACCAAATGGGCTGAAAGGAACAAAAATTGTATTTGATAAAGTTACAGTAGGAGGAACTGAAAACATAGTTATGGCTGCAGCTTTAGCTGAAGGTACTACTACAATCATTAATGCAGCAAAAGAACCAGAAGTACAACAACTTTGTGAAATCATAAGGGATTCAGGAATAGAAATTGAAGGTATTGGTACATCAAAACTTGTAATACATGGATCAAATAAGCAACTATTAGATATGAAAAACTTTGATGTAATTCCAGATAGAATTGAAGCTGGGACATATATGTGTGCAGCAGCAATTACAAATTCGAAACTTAAGATTACAAAAGTGAAACCCATCCATTTAGAAGCTGTAATAGCAAAACTAGAAGAGATGAACTTTGAAGTTATTCAAGATGATGATTCTGTAACTATTTTACCAACTGATGAGATAAAACCTGTAAATATTATTACAAGTGAATATCCAGGTTTTCCAACAGATATGCAAGCTCAATTTATGGCATTAGCAACACAAGCAAATGGTACTAGTACTATTGATGAGAGATTATTTGAAAATAGATTTATGCATGTTAGTGAATTATTAAGATTAGGAGCTGATATCCATTTAAATGGAAATATTGCTACAATCAATGGAGCTAAAGATACATTAAATGGTACTGATGTTATGGCAACAGACTTAAGAGCATCATCAGCATTAGTTTTATCTGCACTTGTTGCAAAGGGAGAAACTTCTATTCATAGAATTTATCATTTAGATAGAGGATATGAAGATTTAGAAGGGAAGTTAAATAAAATCGGAGCAAAAGTAGCAAGATATAAAGAATAG
- a CDS encoding DUF5644 domain-containing protein, giving the protein MKLEISLFRFDYKSDYLPYYTKNFVKIKNEKSLLDILNNINIEYPFEFRSAAHFPLVINGIYTYASISIDELVSNFGTDLVIEPISIRRAHTDLMINDADFHERLKVLSEFITEEDKKTYESYKIYFYASNTINYEYDYIGDSILLLAYDLIEKNPNLENDILEAIKDYDTSIEYNTSLKNRVYNLDSKIVEKINSIKEKLKIIKPSKEQNLFLDKKNSIDFGTFNENFSVKYNFEDFNLAYYKGLEEDSQVTALLGKLSAKIINTPAMNTDLALETFYINSDFSMKLSSTVMLEAFDNNADLLIVDNDEIFYLFDSNRKAMEKVSGRAILTPVIHKNELQKLVSGEHDIIKEQLKKHIVDPEII; this is encoded by the coding sequence ATGAAATTAGAAATCTCATTGTTTAGATTTGATTACAAGTCAGATTATTTACCATATTACACAAAAAATTTTGTGAAGATTAAAAATGAAAAGTCACTTCTTGATATATTAAATAATATCAATATTGAATACCCATTTGAGTTTAGAAGTGCAGCACATTTTCCTTTAGTAATAAATGGTATCTATACATATGCTTCAATAAGTATTGATGAACTAGTAAGTAATTTTGGAACAGACTTAGTGATTGAACCAATATCTATAAGAAGAGCTCACACTGACTTAATGATAAATGATGCAGACTTTCATGAAAGATTAAAAGTATTATCTGAATTTATTACAGAAGAAGATAAAAAAACTTATGAAAGTTACAAAATTTACTTTTATGCATCAAACACAATTAACTATGAATATGACTATATTGGAGATTCTATATTATTATTAGCTTATGATTTAATTGAAAAAAATCCAAATTTAGAAAATGATATTTTAGAAGCTATAAAAGACTACGATACTTCTATTGAATACAATACTAGTTTAAAAAATAGAGTTTATAATTTAGATTCTAAAATAGTAGAAAAAATCAATTCAATAAAAGAAAAATTAAAAATTATTAAACCTAGTAAAGAACAAAATCTATTTTTAGATAAAAAAAATAGTATAGATTTTGGAACTTTTAATGAAAACTTCAGTGTTAAATACAATTTTGAAGATTTTAATCTTGCTTATTATAAAGGTTTAGAAGAAGACTCTCAAGTAACTGCTTTGCTGGGAAAATTAAGTGCAAAAATAATAAACACTCCAGCTATGAATACAGACTTAGCATTAGAAACTTTTTATATTAATTCTGATTTTTCTATGAAGCTTTCTTCAACAGTGATGTTAGAAGCCTTTGATAATAATGCAGATTTATTAATCGTAGACAATGATGAAATATTTTATCTTTTTGATTCAAATAGAAAAGCTATGGAAAAAGTTTCAGGTAGAGCAATTTTAACTCCAGTTATACATAAAAATGAACTACAAAAACTTGTTTCAGGTGAACATGACATAATTAAAGAACAACTGAAAAAACATATAGTTGATCCAGAAATAATATAA
- a CDS encoding secretin N-terminal domain-containing protein, with the protein MKFILILLIFICQCYSSKLININFKDLSIEELITITSKKIGKNILLTEKIEGSVDFISNSPIDENSLLDILEYSLKSKGYALVENKNIIRVVKKDKLKNRTVNKKNKVFISSKVKDKTFNELFYLENNDANSVAKTLNSIISKREYKNKIKPVIGIDEITNSIIINATLAQIENLEDLIKKLDKPKKQVYIKALIIELDNDLIEEIGISYGILGGKTYSGGLYTFASNLNGGNAIAIDTSVIGLDIPNVSETIALGASLNLLNKTYGLDIISEPSILCVNNSESSIYVGETISIQTGRTVTDGGNTSITYEREDVGLSLKVKPRISKEQKVFLDVVTLVENIKNRNSFNVNPDTSKKEINTKAILNNGESVIIGGLIEKKKENTIQKIPVAGDIPLIGELFKNRQNNSQNKNLVIVITPYIIPKNKDLTYIRNELSKLKSLEDEFLEKVLIKLREKNSKLEENIDRKNVHQEIVNKYFKI; encoded by the coding sequence ATGAAATTTATTCTCATATTATTGATTTTTATCTGCCAATGTTATTCTTCCAAGTTAATTAATATAAATTTTAAAGACTTAAGTATTGAAGAGTTAATCACCATTACTTCCAAAAAAATAGGTAAAAATATACTCCTAACTGAAAAAATTGAAGGTAGTGTGGATTTTATATCCAATTCTCCTATAGATGAAAATAGCCTTTTAGATATCTTAGAATACAGCTTAAAATCTAAAGGTTATGCATTAGTTGAAAATAAAAATATAATTAGAGTAGTAAAAAAAGATAAGTTAAAAAATAGAACTGTAAATAAAAAAAATAAAGTATTTATATCAAGTAAAGTGAAAGATAAAACTTTTAATGAATTATTTTACTTAGAAAATAATGATGCAAATAGTGTGGCAAAAACTCTTAATAGTATTATTTCTAAAAGAGAATATAAAAACAAAATTAAACCTGTAATAGGAATTGATGAGATTACAAATTCAATTATTATAAATGCAACTTTAGCTCAAATTGAAAATTTAGAAGATTTAATAAAGAAACTAGATAAACCTAAAAAACAAGTATATATAAAAGCTTTAATTATAGAGTTAGATAATGATTTAATTGAAGAGATAGGGATTAGTTATGGAATACTAGGTGGTAAAACTTATTCGGGAGGTTTATATACTTTTGCTTCTAATTTAAATGGAGGAAATGCAATTGCAATTGATACTTCAGTGATTGGATTAGATATTCCAAATGTTAGTGAAACTATCGCTTTAGGAGCTTCTTTAAATCTTTTAAACAAAACTTATGGTCTAGATATAATATCTGAACCTTCTATTCTTTGTGTTAATAACAGTGAAAGTTCAATTTATGTTGGAGAAACAATATCAATTCAAACAGGAAGAACTGTTACAGATGGAGGTAATACTAGTATTACTTATGAAAGAGAAGATGTTGGGCTTAGTTTAAAAGTTAAACCCCGAATCTCAAAAGAACAAAAAGTTTTTTTAGATGTTGTTACTTTAGTTGAAAATATAAAAAATAGAAATAGTTTTAATGTTAACCCTGATACTTCCAAAAAAGAGATTAACACAAAAGCTATATTAAATAATGGAGAGAGTGTAATAATAGGTGGACTTATAGAAAAGAAAAAAGAGAATACTATACAAAAAATTCCTGTAGCGGGAGATATACCTTTGATTGGTGAGCTATTTAAAAATAGACAAAATAATTCTCAAAATAAAAATCTTGTAATAGTTATAACCCCATATATAATCCCTAAAAATAAAGATTTGACATATATTAGAAATGAGTTATCTAAATTGAAAAGTCTAGAAGATGAGTTTTTAGAAAAAGTATTAATAAAACTAAGAGAAAAAAATAGTAAATTAGAAGAAAATATAGATAGAAAAAATGTGCATCAAGAAATAGTTAATAAATATTTTAAAATTTGA
- a CDS encoding TlyA family RNA methyltransferase: MRLDIYLTKNFDIQSRNKAHEIIKSKKVKVDGITITKPSFIVNEDSKIELLEEDFYVSRAAYKLKYFLNEIKINLSSLKGLDIGSSTGGFTQILLESNIKNVTCVDVGSNQLHEKIKNDKRIIFFENQDIRTFTSENKFDVITCDVSFISILNIIDDINRLAKDKIIILFKPQFEVGSNVKRDKKGVVKDKKAIVKAREKFLDQCKLLGWKLNYFAPSRLEGKDGNEEELFYFNK; this comes from the coding sequence ATGAGATTAGACATATATCTAACAAAAAACTTTGATATACAAAGTAGAAATAAAGCACACGAAATAATAAAATCTAAAAAAGTAAAAGTTGATGGAATCACTATAACCAAACCCTCTTTTATTGTAAATGAAGATTCAAAAATTGAACTATTAGAAGAGGATTTTTATGTAAGTCGAGCAGCTTATAAGTTAAAATATTTTTTAAATGAAATTAAAATTAACCTATCTAGTTTAAAAGGACTTGATATAGGAAGTAGTACTGGTGGTTTTACACAAATACTACTTGAATCAAATATTAAGAATGTAACTTGTGTTGATGTGGGTTCAAATCAACTGCATGAAAAAATAAAAAATGACAAAAGAATAATATTTTTTGAAAATCAAGATATTAGAACTTTTACTTCAGAAAACAAATTTGATGTTATTACTTGTGATGTTTCATTTATATCAATTTTAAATATTATAGATGATATTAACAGATTAGCAAAAGATAAAATAATAATCCTCTTTAAACCCCAATTTGAAGTAGGCTCTAATGTTAAAAGAGATAAAAAAGGGGTTGTAAAAGATAAAAAAGCTATAGTTAAAGCAAGAGAAAAATTTTTAGACCAATGTAAACTATTAGGTTGGAAATTAAACTATTTTGCACCTAGTAGACTTGAAGGAAAAGATGGGAATGAAGAAGAGCTCTTCTATTTTAATAAATAA